Proteins from one Thioflavicoccus mobilis 8321 genomic window:
- the ribH gene encoding 6,7-dimethyl-8-ribityllumazine synthase — MINTVEGLLHVEQARFCLVVSRFNSFIVEPLLDGAVDALKRHGAQEPDLTIVRVPGAFEMPVVIERIAAKGGYDAIIALGAVIRGGTPHFEYVAGECVKGMAQVSLKHAIPVAFGVLTVDTIEQAIERAGTKAGNKGAEAALSAIEMVSLLRALD, encoded by the coding sequence ATGATCAACACCGTCGAAGGGCTGCTGCACGTCGAGCAGGCCCGTTTCTGCCTCGTCGTCTCGCGCTTCAACAGCTTCATCGTCGAGCCGCTGCTCGACGGGGCCGTCGATGCGCTCAAGCGCCACGGCGCCCAGGAGCCCGATCTGACCATCGTGCGCGTGCCCGGCGCCTTCGAGATGCCGGTCGTCATCGAACGCATCGCGGCCAAGGGCGGCTACGACGCCATCATCGCCCTCGGTGCGGTGATCCGCGGCGGCACCCCGCACTTCGAGTACGTCGCCGGCGAGTGCGTGAAGGGCATGGCCCAGGTCAGCCTCAAGCACGCGATCCCGGTCGCCTTCGGGGTGCTGACCGTCGACACCATCGAGCAGGCCATCGAGCGCGCGGGCACCAAGGCCGGCAACAAGGGCGCCGAGGCGGCCCTGTCGGCGATCGAGATGGTCAGCCTGCTGCGGGCGCTCGACTGA
- a CDS encoding type II toxin-antitoxin system RelE family toxin: MAYSVTFAKAAKRQFDKLPRPAQQRLGETIEQLTSDPRPPGVVKLSG, encoded by the coding sequence ATGGCCTATAGCGTCACCTTCGCCAAAGCGGCAAAGCGGCAATTCGACAAGCTGCCCCGGCCCGCGCAACAGCGCCTAGGCGAAACCATCGAGCAATTGACGAGCGATCCGCGACCCCCTGGCGTCGTCAAGCTGTCGGGCTAA
- a CDS encoding type II toxin-antitoxin system RelE family toxin, whose protein sequence is MRSGDYRAVYQIQDERLLILIVKVGHRRAVYRDH, encoded by the coding sequence GTGCGCAGCGGCGACTATCGCGCGGTGTACCAGATTCAAGACGAGCGCCTGCTGATTCTCATCGTCAAGGTAGGCCATCGCCGCGCGGTCTACCGCGACCACTGA
- a CDS encoding dicarboxylate/amino acid:cation symporter gives MNLTMKVLIGMGLGVVIGLLFNLTGLNTPESFVNVYLVDGLFFIVGKMFVNALKMLVVPLVFFSLICGVCGIGNLNTLGRVGIKSFALYMMTTAIAIAAAIGIAASAGIGKGIDRASDAIFSASEAPALSEVIINIIPSNPIDAMANGAMLPVIFFSILVGISMLMVGHKARSFIEGAEIANEIMMKMVTIVMAVAPYAVFALIARAVADLGLDLLGQLAGYVAVLAGALMLHLFVTLMAVLKVFSGLSPTMFMRKMRNAQVFAFSTSSSNATIPVTLRTVTARMGADNSVASFTVPFGATINMDGTAIMQGVATVFIANVYGVEIGTTGYLTVILMSVLASIGTAGVPGVGLIMLSMVFAQVGLPVEGIGLILGVDRLMDMIRTAVNVSGDAAVTAIVAKSEGKLDLEVYKDSQAGVLDDSDIHVDEQVEEELAEVVRRTQESRVGGAERDRV, from the coding sequence ATGAATTTAACGATGAAGGTGTTGATCGGGATGGGCCTTGGGGTCGTCATCGGCCTGCTGTTCAACCTGACCGGCCTCAACACGCCAGAGAGCTTTGTCAACGTCTATCTGGTCGACGGGCTCTTCTTCATCGTCGGCAAGATGTTCGTCAACGCACTGAAGATGCTGGTGGTGCCGCTGGTCTTCTTCTCCCTGATCTGCGGCGTTTGCGGCATCGGCAATCTGAATACCCTCGGGCGGGTCGGGATCAAGTCGTTCGCCCTCTACATGATGACCACTGCGATCGCCATCGCCGCGGCCATAGGGATTGCCGCATCCGCGGGCATTGGGAAGGGCATCGACCGCGCGAGCGACGCCATCTTCTCCGCCAGCGAGGCCCCGGCGCTGAGTGAGGTCATCATCAACATCATTCCGTCGAACCCCATCGATGCGATGGCCAACGGCGCGATGTTGCCGGTGATCTTCTTCTCCATCTTGGTCGGCATCAGCATGCTGATGGTGGGACACAAGGCGCGCAGCTTCATCGAGGGCGCGGAGATCGCCAACGAAATCATGATGAAGATGGTCACGATCGTCATGGCCGTGGCGCCCTATGCCGTGTTTGCCCTGATCGCCCGTGCGGTCGCCGACCTGGGCTTGGATCTGTTGGGCCAACTCGCGGGCTACGTCGCCGTTCTGGCCGGTGCGCTCATGCTGCACCTCTTCGTTACTCTGATGGCGGTGCTCAAGGTCTTCTCGGGCCTCAGTCCAACGATGTTCATGCGCAAGATGCGCAACGCCCAGGTCTTCGCCTTCAGCACCTCGAGCTCCAATGCCACGATTCCGGTGACCCTCAGGACCGTGACCGCCCGAATGGGGGCGGACAACTCCGTGGCCTCCTTCACCGTACCCTTCGGTGCCACCATCAACATGGACGGCACGGCCATCATGCAGGGGGTGGCGACCGTCTTCATCGCGAATGTCTACGGCGTGGAAATCGGGACGACGGGGTATCTGACCGTGATCCTGATGTCCGTTCTCGCCTCCATCGGTACGGCCGGAGTGCCCGGGGTCGGCCTGATCATGCTTTCGATGGTCTTTGCGCAGGTCGGGCTGCCGGTCGAGGGCATCGGACTGATCTTGGGCGTGGACCGTCTGATGGACATGATCCGCACCGCGGTCAATGTCTCCGGCGATGCGGCTGTAACGGCCATCGTCGCAAAGAGCGAGGGTAAGCTCGACCTGGAGGTGTACAAGGATTCCCAGGCCGGCGTACTCGATGACAGCGACATCCACGTCGACGAGCAGGTCGAGGAGGAACTCGCCGAGGTGGTACGCCGTACCCAGGAAAGCCGAGTCGGCGGCGCCGAGCGAGACAGGGTCTGA
- a CDS encoding toll/interleukin-1 receptor domain-containing protein: MLDDETRDVFVSYARKDKKIVSAYLQQLEEHGISYWIDEKDIAVGDSITFSIPRAMKNCRVVLPFVTKNFMARKWPLRELELAIHEHIEDDAVLTPVVFQGVDLTAAELSWIRTRKFFDRSPPNEVAKEVVRLCGRRFGMSLTHHFPASYVGPVWMAIIPKGSAVGSNHKIRLKWGPWKNTVLFSPGSCSAHYFCFSKGYDGMSFPLFVESSQEAIYSFGTGQPSSCHLDINRGWLFSISELLGNKDIKKMVWMFLRGVKN; the protein is encoded by the coding sequence ATGCTTGATGACGAAACTCGCGACGTCTTCGTTTCTTACGCGAGGAAAGACAAAAAGATCGTTAGCGCCTACCTCCAGCAACTCGAAGAACATGGAATCTCTTACTGGATCGATGAGAAGGATATTGCAGTAGGAGACAGCATAACCTTCTCGATCCCCCGGGCCATGAAGAATTGTCGTGTTGTTCTTCCGTTCGTTACGAAGAACTTTATGGCGAGGAAATGGCCATTGCGCGAGCTAGAGTTGGCAATTCACGAACACATCGAGGATGACGCTGTTCTCACCCCCGTTGTTTTTCAGGGCGTTGATCTCACAGCCGCGGAGCTAAGTTGGATACGCACACGAAAGTTCTTTGATCGTTCACCACCGAACGAAGTAGCGAAGGAGGTAGTGCGGCTTTGCGGTCGAAGATTCGGAATGTCCCTCACGCATCATTTTCCAGCGAGCTACGTCGGTCCAGTTTGGATGGCCATCATCCCGAAGGGATCTGCAGTCGGTAGTAACCATAAGATTCGGCTGAAATGGGGTCCTTGGAAGAACACCGTGCTTTTTAGCCCGGGTTCATGCTCAGCTCACTACTTTTGTTTCTCGAAAGGATACGACGGAATGTCATTCCCGCTTTTCGTCGAGTCTTCTCAGGAAGCGATCTACAGCTTTGGTACCGGGCAACCAAGTTCCTGTCATCTCGACATCAATCGTGGTTGGCTGTTCTCTATCTCCGAGCTTCTAGGCAATAAGGATATTAAGAAGATGGTTTGGATGTTTTTGCGCGGAGTCAAGAACTAA
- a CDS encoding HEPN domain-containing protein, which translates to MQSTYTMEQDENDYWNPIADQDISVTALSSADADVQYEVMKHWFFQNFEDPVERTPYESAEGGYIYIWGGPYDATEELEAEFGEIVPLEVIERLVSELEDSCQEWTKAESPDDYEDYYTSIILSNSGFYSNFKESVDRIESLLGVSMDQELQQIYFRMIFVNVITALETFLSDAFINKVSADQSLVRKFVETNPDFAKQKFTLKELFQRSDSIKADVEKYLLAQIWHNLAQVKPMYESTLGITFPNDLKAIFKAILLRHDIVHRNGKTRDGNEHIITKTEVENLIAKVSGLVEYIEKQFPTAKPDELEF; encoded by the coding sequence ATGCAGAGCACCTATACCATGGAACAAGATGAAAACGATTACTGGAACCCAATAGCGGATCAAGACATTTCCGTGACGGCATTGTCGTCCGCAGACGCCGACGTCCAATATGAAGTAATGAAGCACTGGTTCTTTCAGAATTTCGAGGATCCGGTTGAAAGAACCCCATACGAATCCGCGGAAGGGGGATACATCTACATTTGGGGCGGACCGTATGACGCTACCGAAGAGCTAGAAGCAGAGTTTGGAGAGATTGTTCCTTTAGAAGTGATCGAAAGACTTGTAAGCGAACTCGAAGATTCCTGCCAGGAATGGACGAAGGCAGAGAGCCCTGACGATTACGAAGATTACTACACGTCAATCATTCTTTCCAACAGTGGATTTTACTCGAACTTCAAAGAGAGCGTTGACCGCATTGAGAGCCTTTTGGGGGTCTCGATGGATCAGGAGCTTCAGCAAATCTACTTTAGGATGATATTTGTCAATGTAATTACGGCACTCGAGACCTTTCTGTCTGATGCGTTCATAAATAAGGTGTCCGCTGATCAATCTCTCGTCCGCAAGTTTGTCGAAACGAATCCTGATTTCGCGAAACAGAAGTTCACTTTAAAAGAACTTTTCCAGCGTAGTGACTCTATCAAGGCGGACGTGGAGAAGTATTTGCTCGCACAAATTTGGCATAACTTGGCGCAAGTTAAGCCGATGTACGAGAGCACTCTTGGAATCACGTTCCCGAACGACTTGAAAGCTATCTTTAAAGCAATCCTTTTGCGCCACGACATTGTTCATCGCAACGGAAAGACAAGAGACGGAAACGAACACATCATTACCAAGACGGAAGTGGAGAACCTCATAGCCAAAGTTTCCGGTCTCGTAGAGTACATTGAAAAACAATTTCCGACAGCTAAACCGGATGAATTAGAGTTCTAA
- a CDS encoding HigA family addiction module antitoxin, producing the protein MVMHTPPRPGRLVRQECLEALGLSVTEGAKALGISRQALNNLVHEDAGISPEMAIRLEKAFGSTADTWLRMQAAYDLAQARKKKIDVERFVSA; encoded by the coding sequence ATGGTTATGCACACACCCCCCCGTCCTGGCCGCCTTGTTCGGCAAGAGTGCCTGGAGGCGCTTGGCTTGAGCGTGACCGAGGGCGCGAAGGCACTTGGCATCAGCCGCCAGGCCCTCAACAATCTTGTACACGAGGACGCCGGGATTTCTCCGGAGATGGCGATCCGCCTGGAAAAAGCGTTCGGCAGCACCGCCGATACGTGGCTCAGGATGCAGGCTGCCTATGATCTGGCACAGGCCCGGAAGAAGAAGATCGACGTAGAGCGCTTTGTTTCGGCCTGA
- a CDS encoding YbfB/YjiJ family MFS transporter: MPSPGRFSVLASGIFALVLTMGVARFAYTPMLAYMQAQTDLGDALAGWLAGWNYLGYLSGVLLVTRLKDLMLKDRLYRIGLVLAVATTAMMALAESPLLWGASRYLAGLSTAAGLMLGSGLILNWLIRHGHRSELGIHFSGLGIGIVLGGLLVESAAPFVDWRGQWWLLTLAGALLLVPAWRWLPRPNQGTPLAAHHIDGSGEPPPWWLWLLQGAYLCAGFGYAINATFTVLITDQQPALAGQGGLMWLLVGLAAAPAPMLWDRVARRLGYLRTLQLAYLLQILGIVLPVLSGSLVAAVASSLLFGLTFIGIVSLVLTMVGVRYPAHPAQIMARLTLGYGVAQIVAPVVAGELSELTGTFDGSLLMVAAIMVLGLLCLFAMGRPALKTGQ, from the coding sequence ATGCCGTCGCCCGGTCGCTTTTCCGTGCTTGCCTCGGGGATCTTCGCCCTGGTACTGACCATGGGTGTGGCGCGTTTCGCGTATACGCCGATGTTGGCCTATATGCAGGCACAGACGGATCTGGGCGATGCGCTGGCGGGATGGCTGGCGGGCTGGAACTATCTGGGCTATCTGTCCGGCGTGCTCCTGGTGACACGGCTCAAGGATTTGATGCTGAAGGACCGCCTGTATCGCATCGGACTGGTGTTGGCGGTCGCGACGACGGCGATGATGGCGCTGGCGGAGTCGCCGCTGCTGTGGGGCGCGAGCCGCTATTTGGCCGGGCTCAGCACCGCGGCGGGGCTGATGCTGGGTTCCGGGCTGATCCTCAACTGGCTGATCCGACACGGGCATCGCAGTGAGCTTGGCATCCATTTCAGCGGCTTGGGTATCGGCATCGTGCTCGGCGGCCTGCTGGTGGAGTCGGCCGCCCCATTCGTGGATTGGCGCGGACAGTGGTGGTTGCTGACGCTGGCGGGGGCGCTGCTGCTGGTACCGGCCTGGCGTTGGCTGCCGCGACCGAACCAGGGCACGCCGCTGGCGGCGCATCACATCGACGGCTCCGGAGAGCCTCCGCCCTGGTGGCTGTGGCTGCTGCAGGGCGCGTATCTGTGCGCCGGGTTCGGCTATGCGATCAACGCGACCTTTACCGTGCTGATCACCGATCAACAGCCGGCATTGGCGGGGCAAGGCGGCTTGATGTGGCTGCTGGTCGGACTGGCGGCGGCGCCGGCGCCGATGTTGTGGGACCGGGTAGCACGCCGGTTGGGTTATCTGCGGACCTTGCAGCTGGCCTATCTGTTGCAGATTCTCGGCATCGTGCTGCCGGTGCTGAGCGGATCGCTGGTCGCAGCGGTGGCCAGCTCGCTGTTGTTCGGGCTCACCTTCATCGGCATCGTATCGCTGGTGTTGACGATGGTGGGGGTGCGCTATCCGGCGCACCCGGCGCAGATCATGGCGAGGCTGACCCTGGGCTATGGCGTGGCGCAGATCGTGGCACCGGTGGTGGCCGGCGAGCTCTCGGAGCTGACGGGCACCTTCGATGGCTCGCTGCTGATGGTGGCGGCGATCATGGTGCTCGGGTTGCTCTGCCTGTTCGCGATGGGGCGGCCTGCGCTGAAGACCGGCCAGTAG
- a CDS encoding BatD family protein, producing MMRARRISGSSRHPGERVDNGRPGRRLLPLLLLCALLGGFASVPAAELQAWLSQQTTSQDRPVDLTLQLTGPGASSEPGALDLSGLAADFRILDRRTSTSVSIVDGVRNERYQLILRLLPTRTGELRIPPIPFGDQASEPLQLTVTEGSSGAQPSGPGRRAEPPIRARPDTVPANASVEAEVSPGEVRVGQQALLTARVTSQGALLAARLADPQPDDVEVLPLGEEITGGVYERRYALFPQRAGPLEIPPLVFEAQVPGASEALRAASEALTLDVQPRPAAMDDGAWLPARALRLSEAGSSGDRTVAVDEALERIITITADGLPASALPELTVAVPFELQVRRAPPQLWDERTPQGIIGHRRERIDLTAPSPGRYRLPELRLPWWDTTRDAARVATLPPRTLVVGSAAAAESAINAQGASADEPPRRPKAAAEERGPWIVPGLAILVYLLYLATRRSRPQEQAATTEPNPPRDRRAEAIAAVRAAYAASDAAAARDALLAWSRLRWPDDPPGNLARLVLRCPEPLRGQIALLEKAFFSPQPIPWDREPVWKGLEKESG from the coding sequence ATGATGCGAGCGCGGCGAATCTCGGGTTCGAGTCGACATCCGGGCGAGCGAGTCGATAACGGGCGACCAGGCCGGCGACTGCTCCCCCTTCTCCTGCTCTGCGCCCTGCTCGGCGGGTTCGCGAGCGTCCCGGCGGCGGAGCTCCAGGCCTGGCTGTCGCAGCAGACGACGTCACAGGACCGTCCGGTCGACCTGACCCTCCAGCTCACCGGCCCCGGGGCCTCCTCGGAGCCCGGGGCGCTCGATCTCTCCGGACTCGCTGCCGACTTTCGCATCCTCGATCGCCGCACCTCGACGTCCGTCAGCATCGTCGACGGCGTGCGCAACGAGCGTTACCAGCTCATCCTGCGCCTGCTCCCGACCCGCACCGGCGAGCTCAGGATCCCCCCGATCCCGTTCGGTGACCAGGCCAGCGAACCGCTGCAACTGACCGTGACCGAGGGTAGCTCGGGCGCACAACCGTCGGGCCCCGGCAGGCGCGCCGAGCCGCCCATCCGCGCGCGACCCGATACAGTACCCGCGAACGCCTCGGTCGAGGCCGAGGTCAGCCCCGGGGAGGTACGCGTCGGCCAGCAAGCGCTGCTGACGGCGCGCGTCACGAGCCAGGGGGCGTTGCTGGCCGCCAGGCTCGCCGACCCGCAGCCCGACGACGTCGAGGTCCTGCCGCTCGGCGAGGAGATCACCGGGGGTGTCTACGAGCGCCGCTACGCGCTGTTTCCGCAGCGGGCCGGGCCACTGGAGATTCCGCCCCTCGTGTTCGAGGCGCAGGTGCCCGGCGCGAGCGAAGCGCTGCGTGCCGCGTCCGAGGCGTTGACCCTCGATGTCCAGCCCCGCCCGGCCGCCATGGACGACGGGGCCTGGCTGCCGGCCCGCGCACTCCGGCTCAGCGAGGCGGGATCGAGCGGCGACCGCACCGTCGCCGTCGACGAGGCGCTGGAGCGGATCATCACCATCACCGCCGACGGGCTGCCGGCCAGCGCGCTGCCGGAGCTGACCGTCGCCGTGCCCTTCGAGCTCCAGGTGCGCCGCGCACCGCCCCAGCTCTGGGACGAGCGCACACCGCAAGGCATCATCGGCCACCGGCGCGAGCGCATCGACCTGACGGCACCGAGTCCGGGCCGCTACCGCCTGCCCGAGCTCCGCCTCCCCTGGTGGGATACGACCCGCGACGCGGCTCGGGTCGCAACCCTGCCGCCCCGAACGCTCGTCGTTGGCAGCGCCGCAGCGGCGGAATCGGCCATCAACGCACAGGGGGCGAGCGCCGACGAACCGCCGCGACGACCCAAAGCCGCAGCCGAGGAGCGCGGCCCCTGGATCGTGCCGGGCCTCGCCATCCTGGTCTATCTGCTCTATCTGGCCACCCGCCGCTCGCGCCCGCAGGAACAGGCGGCGACCACCGAGCCGAACCCGCCACGCGACCGGCGCGCCGAGGCGATCGCTGCCGTGCGCGCCGCGTACGCCGCCAGCGACGCCGCGGCCGCACGCGACGCCCTGCTCGCCTGGTCGCGCCTGCGCTGGCCCGATGACCCGCCCGGTAACCTGGCGCGCCTCGTGCTGCGCTGCCCGGAGCCGCTGCGCGGCCAGATCGCGCTGCTGGAAAAGGCCTTCTTCAGCCCGCAACCGATCCCATGGGACCGCGAGCCGGTCTGGAAGGGTCTGGAGAAAGAGAGCGGGTAG
- the nusB gene encoding transcription antitermination factor NusB, which translates to MSSPRRQARRYAVLALYQWQLTAKPPQEIASDFLDDPEWLDEVATGLRGEADEGIETKAPRRDRRFDLGLFDRLLKGVPRELAAIDAQLQAAIDRPLAQVDPVERAILRLGAFEILFCPEVPYQVTINEAVDLAKLLGAEQGHRYVNGVLDRVARVRRSPAVPGAAATPQR; encoded by the coding sequence ATGTCGAGCCCCCGTCGCCAGGCGCGGCGCTATGCCGTCCTCGCCCTCTACCAGTGGCAGCTCACCGCCAAACCGCCGCAGGAGATCGCGAGCGACTTCCTCGACGACCCCGAGTGGCTCGACGAGGTGGCCACCGGGCTGCGCGGCGAGGCGGATGAGGGGATTGAGACCAAGGCGCCGCGCCGCGATCGGCGCTTCGATCTCGGGCTGTTCGACCGCCTGCTCAAGGGCGTGCCGCGCGAGCTCGCCGCGATCGACGCGCAGCTCCAGGCGGCCATCGACCGACCGCTGGCCCAGGTCGACCCGGTCGAACGGGCGATCCTGCGGCTCGGCGCCTTCGAGATCCTGTTCTGCCCCGAGGTACCCTATCAGGTCACCATCAACGAGGCGGTCGACCTCGCCAAGCTGCTCGGCGCCGAACAGGGGCACCGCTACGTCAACGGCGTGCTCGATCGGGTCGCCCGCGTGCGCCGATCGCCGGCCGTCCCAGGGGCCGCCGCGACGCCCCAACGCTGA
- a CDS encoding phosphatidylglycerophosphatase A family protein, whose product MTISPPDRHPKRLATPHFDWRRPHHWLAYAAGSGLSPWAPGTAGTVAAIPLYLLVAPLPLVPYLALVVASFVIGVWACDKTARELGIDDPSPVVWDEVVGLLVTMIAAPPGWVWILVGFLLFRFFDIVKPWPIRVLDRDLRGGLGIMVDDVVAGLMAWGILQAGHWLIG is encoded by the coding sequence ATGACCATTTCTCCACCTGACCGGCACCCGAAGCGCCTGGCTACCCCGCACTTCGATTGGCGGCGCCCGCACCACTGGCTGGCCTACGCCGCCGGCTCCGGACTCTCGCCCTGGGCACCGGGGACGGCCGGGACGGTCGCCGCGATCCCGCTCTACCTGCTCGTCGCGCCGCTGCCGCTCGTCCCCTACCTGGCGCTCGTCGTCGCGTCCTTCGTCATCGGCGTCTGGGCCTGCGACAAGACGGCCCGCGAGCTCGGCATCGACGACCCCTCGCCGGTCGTCTGGGACGAGGTCGTCGGCCTCCTCGTGACCATGATCGCCGCCCCGCCGGGCTGGGTCTGGATCCTCGTCGGCTTCCTGCTGTTCCGCTTCTTCGATATCGTCAAGCCCTGGCCCATCCGCGTCCTCGACCGCGACCTGCGCGGCGGCCTCGGCATCATGGTCGACGACGTCGTCGCCGGCCTGATGGCCTGGGGCATCCTCCAGGCGGGCCACTGGCTGATCGGCTGA
- a CDS encoding HEPN domain-containing protein, with protein MASIAYTTRLETVLSDADEINRAHSKLRTGVAGRQYGLGALNRAVVVMCVSAWEAYVEEVTKECLVLLKPSAPPLGTWPALNASARSQIGRFNNPNVDNTQNLVRDCLGLDNITLAWRWPHNPPEKAKERLKEAIKLRHEIAHGVTPRPIIHNQQYAGRLPDFFRKLGEATDKALTEYLAKEMSVSTGW; from the coding sequence ATGGCGTCTATCGCATATACAACTCGGTTGGAAACAGTCCTATCCGATGCCGACGAGATCAACCGGGCACATAGCAAACTTCGTACTGGAGTCGCGGGTCGCCAGTACGGATTAGGTGCCCTAAACCGGGCGGTAGTCGTAATGTGTGTGTCTGCTTGGGAGGCGTATGTTGAGGAAGTAACAAAGGAGTGCTTAGTTTTACTCAAACCGTCTGCTCCGCCTCTTGGTACGTGGCCGGCACTCAATGCATCCGCCCGCAGCCAAATCGGAAGGTTTAATAACCCAAATGTAGACAACACTCAGAATCTAGTTCGGGATTGCCTGGGGTTGGACAACATCACCCTGGCATGGCGATGGCCCCACAATCCACCAGAAAAAGCAAAAGAGCGCCTAAAAGAAGCAATTAAGTTAAGGCATGAAATAGCGCACGGAGTAACACCTAGACCAATCATCCACAACCAACAATATGCTGGTCGTTTACCGGACTTCTTCCGTAAGCTAGGTGAAGCCACAGACAAAGCACTTACAGAATACCTTGCCAAAGAAATGTCGGTCTCAACAGGCTGGTGA
- the thiL gene encoding thiamine-phosphate kinase: protein MSERDLIRDYFAALGARRADVPCGVGDDCALLAVPPDRQLAVSIDTLVAGVHFFADCDPQALGHKSLAVGLSDLASMGAEPAWATLALTLPEIDPDWLGGFARGLGDLAAAHGVQLVGGDTTRGPLTVSIQVHGLVAPGQAVTRAGARPGDLVCVSGTLGDAGLALRQLAAGKAPSATLRRRLERPEPRVGLGRRLAGLASAMIDLSDGLAGDLGHILAASGVGADLELAALPLGPEGATVVAETGDWALPLASGDDYELCFTTPAARRAELSALATPDCAVTVIGQITAAPGLRCREPNGDLWPLDRSGYDHFST from the coding sequence GTGTCCGAGCGGGACCTGATCCGCGACTATTTCGCCGCGCTCGGCGCGCGCCGCGCCGACGTCCCCTGCGGCGTCGGCGACGACTGCGCGCTGTTGGCGGTGCCGCCCGACCGTCAACTCGCCGTCAGCATCGACACGCTGGTCGCCGGCGTCCACTTCTTCGCCGACTGCGACCCGCAGGCCCTCGGCCACAAGTCGCTCGCCGTGGGCTTGAGCGACCTGGCGTCGATGGGCGCCGAGCCGGCCTGGGCGACGCTGGCGCTGACGCTGCCCGAGATCGACCCGGACTGGCTCGGCGGCTTCGCCCGCGGTCTCGGCGACCTCGCCGCGGCCCACGGCGTCCAGCTGGTCGGCGGCGACACGACGCGCGGCCCGCTGACGGTGAGCATCCAGGTTCATGGCCTGGTCGCCCCCGGGCAAGCCGTCACGCGCGCCGGGGCGCGACCGGGCGACCTCGTCTGCGTCTCCGGCACCCTCGGCGACGCGGGCCTCGCGCTCCGCCAACTCGCCGCCGGCAAGGCACCGAGCGCGACGCTGCGCCGACGGCTGGAGCGCCCCGAGCCACGTGTCGGCCTCGGCCGGCGGCTCGCCGGGCTCGCGAGCGCGATGATCGACTTATCAGACGGGCTCGCCGGCGATCTCGGCCACATCCTGGCGGCGAGCGGCGTCGGTGCCGACCTGGAGCTCGCTGCGCTGCCGCTCGGGCCCGAGGGCGCCACGGTCGTCGCCGAGACGGGCGACTGGGCGCTGCCGCTCGCGAGCGGCGACGACTATGAGCTCTGCTTCACGACCCCGGCGGCACGCCGCGCCGAACTCTCGGCACTGGCGACACCCGACTGCGCGGTGACCGTCATCGGCCAGATCACCGCGGCGCCAGGGCTGCGCTGCCGCGAGCCGAACGGCGACCTCTGGCCCCTCGACAGGAGCGGCTATGACCATTTCTCCACCTGA